The following are encoded in a window of Deltaproteobacteria bacterium genomic DNA:
- a CDS encoding ABC transporter ATP-binding protein — protein sequence MAIVDVQQVTRTYKQGSVEVRALRGVDLAIEPGEFTALMGPSGSGKTTLLNLVGGLDRPSTGKVTIDGQDIAGMGATALSRLRLHRVGFVFQAYNLIPVLTALENAEFVLLLRGEPEAERREKVRKVLAEVGLQGLEDRRPSALSGGQQQRVAVARAIAGQPALVLADEPTANLDSKTGDALLETMGRLNREQGVTFVFATHDPKVMEHARRVVRLVDGQIAEDLRK from the coding sequence ATGGCCATCGTCGACGTGCAGCAGGTCACCCGGACGTACAAGCAGGGCTCGGTGGAGGTCCGCGCGCTGCGCGGGGTGGACCTGGCCATCGAGCCGGGCGAGTTCACCGCCCTCATGGGCCCCTCGGGCTCGGGCAAGACCACCCTGCTCAACCTGGTGGGCGGGCTCGACCGCCCCAGCACCGGCAAGGTCACCATCGACGGCCAGGACATCGCCGGGATGGGCGCCACCGCGCTCTCCCGCCTGCGCCTGCACCGGGTGGGCTTCGTGTTCCAGGCCTACAACCTCATCCCGGTGCTCACCGCCCTGGAGAACGCCGAGTTCGTGCTCCTGCTCCGCGGCGAGCCCGAGGCCGAGCGGCGGGAGAAGGTGCGCAAGGTGCTGGCCGAGGTGGGGCTGCAAGGACTGGAGGACCGGCGGCCGAGCGCGCTCAGCGGCGGGCAGCAGCAGCGGGTGGCGGTGGCCCGGGCCATCGCCGGGCAGCCGGCGCTGGTGCTGGCCGACGAGCCCACCGCCAACCTGGACTCCAAGACCGGCGACGCGCTGCTGGAGACCATGGGCCGGCTCAACCGGGAGCAGGGGGTGACCTTCGTCTTCGCCACCCACGACCCCAAGGTGATGGAACACGCCCGCCGGGTGGTGCGCCTGGTCGACGGGCAGATCGCCGAGGACCTGCGCAAGTGA
- a CDS encoding ABC transporter permease produces the protein MAVLAKIAWRNVGRQRRRSLITATAMAVGVAMSMAAIALTDGMYGRLFEGLVRTHLGDVQVHQADWPKRHALNASFPEASTLKALDGLSGAAGIAPRAYGFALVGLGDQAAGVRLAGVDPVREARVSLVHGRMVQGRYLDAKADHEVILGRELAQTLHAQLGDQIVAVTQAADGSLGNDLFRVVGLFSTGAADLDRGTAFLHLKDLQELLVIPDRLHEVALAASARDGADALAAEARQALGGGLEVKTWRQLDPNAATMLSMQDAMAWILLAIVFAVAAFGVLNTMLMAVFERTHELGVLRALGLTPAQVVRMVMLESLMLSVVAGWVGIGLGALLDTYLVRHGLDLSAFVQGFSWAGVSFDPVMRGEIRLDRIWTVAVALVIVAVVSAIWPAVRAARLQPTTAMREG, from the coding sequence ATGGCCGTCCTCGCCAAGATCGCCTGGCGCAACGTGGGCCGGCAGCGGCGCCGCTCGCTGATCACCGCCACCGCCATGGCCGTGGGCGTGGCCATGAGCATGGCCGCCATCGCCCTCACCGACGGCATGTACGGCCGGCTCTTCGAGGGCCTGGTGCGCACCCACCTCGGCGACGTGCAGGTGCACCAGGCCGACTGGCCCAAGCGCCACGCGCTCAACGCCAGCTTCCCCGAGGCCAGCACCCTGAAGGCGCTCGACGGCCTCTCGGGCGCCGCGGGCATCGCCCCGCGCGCCTACGGCTTTGCCCTGGTGGGGCTGGGCGACCAGGCGGCCGGCGTCCGGCTGGCGGGCGTGGACCCGGTGCGCGAGGCGAGGGTGAGCCTGGTCCACGGCCGCATGGTCCAGGGCCGCTACCTGGACGCCAAGGCCGACCACGAGGTGATCCTCGGGCGCGAGCTGGCCCAGACCCTCCACGCCCAGCTCGGCGACCAGATCGTGGCCGTGACCCAGGCCGCGGATGGCTCCCTGGGCAACGACCTCTTCCGGGTGGTGGGCCTGTTCTCCACCGGCGCCGCCGACCTCGACCGGGGCACCGCCTTCCTCCACCTGAAGGACCTGCAGGAGCTGCTGGTCATCCCCGACCGGCTGCACGAGGTGGCGCTGGCCGCGTCCGCGCGCGACGGCGCCGACGCCCTCGCCGCCGAGGCCCGCCAGGCCTTGGGCGGCGGCCTGGAGGTGAAGACCTGGCGCCAGCTCGACCCCAACGCGGCCACCATGCTCTCCATGCAGGACGCCATGGCCTGGATCCTCCTGGCCATCGTCTTCGCGGTGGCCGCCTTCGGCGTGCTCAACACCATGCTCATGGCCGTCTTCGAGCGCACCCACGAACTGGGGGTGCTGCGCGCCCTGGGGCTCACCCCGGCGCAGGTGGTGCGGATGGTGATGCTCGAGTCGCTGATGCTCTCCGTCGTGGCCGGGTGGGTGGGCATTGGCCTGGGCGCGCTGCTCGACACCTACCTGGTGCGCCACGGCCTGGACCTGAGCGCCTTCGTCCAGGGCTTCTCCTGGGCGGGGGTGAGCTTCGACCCGGTGATGCGCGGCGAGATCCGCCTCGACCGCATCTGGACGGTCGCGGTGGCCCTGGTGATCGTGGCGGTGGTCTCCGCGATCTGGCCGGCGGTGCGCGCCGCCCGGCTCCAGCCCACCACGGCCATGAGGGAGGGCTGA
- a CDS encoding ABC-2 family transporter protein: MVLYPSWIPVISAAFFAVRIDHLSCFFNSVLDAARGPLSGFLGTLRFVFPFVFPLAPMTSFPAMALLGKLDLTTAVLSVGGGLAFGILARLAWGPSIAHDTSSSS, encoded by the coding sequence ATGGTGCTGTACCCGAGCTGGATCCCCGTCATCAGCGCGGCGTTCTTCGCCGTGCGCATCGACCACCTCAGCTGCTTCTTCAACTCCGTCCTCGACGCCGCGCGCGGGCCGCTCTCCGGGTTCCTTGGCACGCTGCGGTTCGTGTTCCCGTTCGTGTTCCCGCTCGCGCCGATGACCTCGTTCCCGGCCATGGCGCTGCTGGGCAAGCTCGACCTCACGACCGCGGTGCTCTCCGTCGGCGGAGGGCTCGCGTTCGGCATCCTGGCGCGGCTGGCCTGGGGGCCGTCGATCGCGCACGACACCTCGTCGAGCAGCTGA
- a CDS encoding mechanosensitive ion channel: MLERILPSFFFDLHLGPLALWQVLGLILAMPLSGGVGLALARLALRIAARAAARTRAKWDDAAVAAMSGPAQLLVAALLFDVSMQLLRLTDQVEESVRKLLTVLFLGAAAWLALRMVAFAATTLEAVVGAKGSDELKLRGLRTQIAVLQRIAMVVVVLVAGSLMLLQFDVVRSVGVSLLASAGVAGIVLGLAAQKSIATLLAGIQLSLTQPMRIGDTLIIEGEWGWVEEITLTYVVVKVWDQRRLVVPIHKFLDNAFQNWTKVAPELLGTVFLYTDFALPVEAVRQALSRVLEGNPRWDGRVQGVQVTNLTDRTMEVRALVSAADADKLWDLRCEVREKLMAWLRDFEAGRYLPRTRIDAPNTELVRSAAG, translated from the coding sequence GTGCTGGAGCGGATCCTTCCGTCGTTCTTCTTCGACCTGCACCTGGGGCCGCTCGCGCTCTGGCAGGTGCTCGGGCTGATCCTGGCGATGCCGTTGAGCGGCGGGGTTGGCCTGGCGCTGGCGAGGCTGGCGCTGCGGATCGCCGCGCGCGCGGCCGCGCGGACGCGCGCGAAGTGGGACGACGCGGCGGTGGCCGCGATGTCGGGCCCCGCGCAGCTGCTCGTGGCCGCGCTGCTCTTCGACGTGTCGATGCAGCTCCTCCGCCTGACCGACCAGGTGGAGGAGTCCGTCCGCAAGCTGCTCACCGTGCTCTTCCTGGGCGCGGCAGCTTGGCTGGCGCTGCGCATGGTGGCCTTTGCGGCCACCACCCTGGAGGCCGTGGTCGGCGCCAAGGGCTCCGACGAGCTCAAGCTGCGCGGCCTGCGAACGCAGATCGCGGTCCTGCAGCGGATTGCCATGGTGGTGGTGGTGCTGGTTGCGGGCTCGTTGATGCTGCTCCAGTTCGACGTGGTTCGCAGCGTGGGCGTGTCGCTGCTCGCTTCGGCCGGCGTGGCGGGCATCGTGCTCGGGCTGGCCGCGCAGAAGTCGATCGCCACCCTCCTGGCGGGCATCCAGCTCTCGCTCACCCAGCCGATGCGCATCGGCGACACCCTGATCATCGAGGGCGAGTGGGGCTGGGTGGAGGAGATCACCCTGACCTACGTGGTGGTGAAGGTCTGGGACCAGCGTCGGCTGGTGGTGCCCATCCACAAGTTCCTGGACAACGCGTTCCAGAACTGGACCAAGGTGGCGCCCGAGCTGCTCGGCACGGTCTTCCTGTACACGGACTTCGCGCTCCCCGTGGAGGCGGTGCGCCAGGCGCTCTCTCGCGTGCTCGAGGGCAACCCGCGCTGGGACGGCCGGGTGCAGGGCGTGCAGGTCACCAACCTCACCGACCGGACCATGGAGGTGCGGGCGCTGGTCTCCGCCGCCGACGCCGACAAGCTCTGGGACCTCCGCTGTGAGGTGCGCGAGAAGCTCATGGCCTGGCTCCGCGACTTCGAGGCCGGCCGCTACCTGCCTCGCACGCGCATCGACGCCCCGAACACGGAGCTCGTTCGAAGTGCCGCGGGGTAG
- a CDS encoding ABC transporter permease: MTPGELVRLSWRNLGRNRRRTIITVAAISISLALLVVSSDMGDGFHQAMIAEGVSYQAGHVVVQAPDYQAHPEASKVVPDAPAVEATVARAVPGAKVVPRVFLQGLLSTPENSVGVQVTGVDPALEASVESLPGKIVKGSYLEPNDDRGIVFGTTLAETLGVGLGDKVVLMAQRGGEIQSRLFRVKGLFRTGSQEIDGFYAQVPLAAAQAVLGVGQGVNQLSVHLQDEHRTPEATAQVKRALAGQRLEVLPWQAALPELHQFVVVDDGGLYAFVIIIAVIVALGILNTILMSVLERTHEFGVLLALGMTPWGLAGMVMAEAALLGLLAAALGGGLGALGSLPLDHYGIDYARMIGQGTEVGGVVMGSTRVFGRLSVEKTVFFATVAWLITVSAAIYPTWKAARLRPVDAFRHV, translated from the coding sequence ATGACCCCCGGCGAGCTCGTCCGACTCTCCTGGCGCAACCTGGGCCGCAACCGTCGGCGCACGATCATCACCGTGGCCGCCATCTCCATCTCGCTGGCGCTGCTGGTGGTCTCCAGCGACATGGGCGACGGCTTCCACCAGGCGATGATCGCCGAGGGGGTGAGCTACCAGGCCGGCCACGTGGTGGTGCAGGCGCCCGACTACCAGGCCCACCCCGAGGCCTCCAAGGTGGTGCCCGACGCCCCCGCGGTGGAGGCCACGGTGGCCCGCGCCGTGCCCGGGGCGAAGGTGGTGCCGCGCGTCTTCCTCCAGGGCCTCTTGAGCACCCCGGAGAACTCGGTGGGCGTGCAGGTCACCGGGGTGGACCCGGCGCTCGAGGCCAGCGTGGAGAGCCTGCCCGGCAAGATCGTCAAGGGCAGCTACCTCGAGCCGAACGACGACCGGGGCATCGTCTTCGGCACCACCCTGGCCGAGACCCTGGGGGTGGGGCTGGGCGACAAGGTGGTGCTCATGGCCCAGCGCGGGGGCGAGATCCAGAGCCGGCTCTTCCGGGTGAAGGGCCTGTTCCGCACCGGGAGCCAGGAGATCGACGGCTTCTACGCCCAGGTCCCGCTCGCCGCGGCCCAGGCGGTGCTCGGGGTGGGGCAGGGCGTGAACCAGCTCTCGGTGCACCTCCAAGACGAGCACCGCACGCCCGAGGCCACCGCCCAGGTGAAGCGGGCGCTCGCCGGCCAGCGTCTGGAGGTCCTGCCCTGGCAGGCCGCGCTGCCGGAGCTGCACCAGTTCGTGGTGGTCGACGACGGGGGGCTCTACGCCTTCGTGATCATCATCGCGGTGATCGTCGCCCTGGGCATCCTCAACACCATCCTCATGTCGGTGCTGGAGCGCACCCACGAGTTCGGGGTGCTGCTCGCCCTGGGCATGACCCCCTGGGGCCTGGCGGGCATGGTGATGGCCGAGGCGGCGCTGCTGGGCCTCTTGGCCGCGGCCCTGGGCGGCGGGCTGGGCGCGCTGGGCAGCCTCCCGCTCGATCACTACGGCATCGACTACGCCCGCATGATCGGCCAGGGCACGGAGGTCGGCGGGGTGGTGATGGGCAGCACCCGCGTCTTCGGGCGCCTCTCGGTGGAGAAGACCGTGTTCTTCGCCACCGTGGCCTGGCTCATCACCGTCAGCGCCGCCATCTACCCCACCTGGAAGGCCGCCCGGCTCCGCCCGGTCGACGCCTTCCGCCACGTTTGA